DNA from Vitis vinifera cultivar Pinot Noir 40024 chromosome 19, ASM3070453v1:
ctcagatgaaaaatacattgaatcttcatgaaacaccacatccattgtaatatacatttgtcgaattggaggatggtaacatcgatatccctttttgtgcaatgcatatccaacaaacacacattgcaatgcatgagaagttaacttggtgcgttggtgtttgtgtagatgcacaaatgccacgcaaccaaaaacacgaggaggtagatttgggacggttggggcaactatgacattagtaagagcttggagaggtgtttgaaagttaattgagctagaaggtacccgattgatcaagtatgcggcagatgtgattgcttctccccaataagatatcggtgtttttgctgctatcaaggaagcacgaacaacctctaacaagtgtcgattttttcgttcagcgactccattttgttggggtgtattggaacaagtagtctgatgaatgatgtcatgtccttccaaatacttttgaagatcagaactttgatattctccaccattatcactacgcagaacccgaacctttgcattgtattgagtttcaatcattttatgaaaattttgaaacaacaagttcactttatctttggtcttcattaagcataaccatgtcattctggtacaatcatcaataaaagtaacaaaccaacgtgagccactcaaagttgagactttggatgggccccaaacatcagaatgtataaccataaaaggaaacggacttttattcaaaattaacggaaacgaagcacaatgacttttagccaattcacaaatatcacaacggaaaccagaaatatcactctttgcaaacaaactaggaaacgatttttttaaataactaaagaaagcatgtcccaaacgtcgatgccacaaccaaatttcaaactttttcttctcctcctcaaatccatctgccatcaaggcttgttgcaacttatttgaatcctttgattgcaagtccaagtaatagagttttccccgtttaataccacaaccaatcgtctgtcttgtttggatgtccttaatcacacaaaatttaggcaaaaaaatgacaatacaagataaggctgtagtgatttgagaaactgacaaaagattgtaatctaaagatggaacaactaaaacagaatccaaattcaaagtatcagtaagagttaaggatcattccccaatgactggggttgtgttaccattggctgtggaaacaattttttgtgaggaaggtctaaggggtgaaacctgtctagaatcaaaagtcatatgatctgtagcaccagaatcaattattcatgcactattaataacaggtgtaaaagtatttaaaaacttaccaccatgatcagtagcggctaccaatgcaggggctttctcagcaacattagcctctgtttttatttcggcaatagttgcagtcgaggttttcttgggatccttcttccgttgatcacgattattataattaataacaaagtgttgatagcctaaacattATCTAAAGGTCCATcgttcaaaccctcggttccttattgttttcctggtcataccaagagttgttgctttgaaattgtgggatattcAGACTGGTGGAACCAGTCTTATTgaagtgagtgcatttgaaggttgacttatcaatattagggcttgtcttaggatggttgatcgctgtcggactaccatagcgacaaaatatccaggatttcagttccatggctctgataccatcttcaaattgataaatggtagtttttttcattcatactttcattcgttcatgtacagagtatatatagagggtaatcaccattctaagaatgggaaagaatgatacaaggaaataatgatataaggaaataacaattaatatcctaatatctcaactttcctaatatctcaatattcctaatatctcaatattcctaatatttcaatattcctaatatctcaatattcgtaatatctcaactttcctaatatctaaacattcctaatatctcaacactaaatgatataaggaaagaatgatataaggaaaacattcctaatatctcaacacaaCCTCCTATGATGTTAAGATTTTGAGCCGAGAGATGGTTTAATAAGTTCTTAGAAGAGAGAGCGACTTGTCAACAAGAACCCATAATCTGGATGCCCAGTTCATGTCCTCCTTCATGCTTACTGGGCTGTTCTCTTATCATTTTGCTTCCTTCTGCTAAATCACCCTCTCTAAGAACCTTTTACATTGAGAGGAATTTCAAACTATAGGTTTTGTTGGTAATCAAATTGGGGTATGTTGGGGAGTTCAGACAATGGACATGATTAAATCGACAAATCCCTAGAGAATGACTGGTCAAGCGTCTTTATCATTTTTACAGGTGAGAGCTTGTGTATTCTCTTGGGTATAATGGGGATCTTCTGATATGCTTCCAAGAGAAGCATACAATGATACTGCTTTTGTTTCATGTAATAAGATTGTTTAGATGTTCAACTGACCATTCCATTTTTTGAGTTGATTGATTCTGCATTTTTCTCATCATCGTCTATTTTTACCCACATACTCAAAACTGCAAAAGGGTTGATCGATTTTATTTATGGTTGTTAACTCAGAAGTCCTCTacttttacaaaaggaatttgctCACAACATTCACAACATCTGAACCTAAACTCCACATTTGCAAATGGACCCAGGTCATTATCAGTGATATCCTCCTCTCCCATGGCAAAAGATTTAGTCAAAGAGAAGAACCTCATCTTTAAGGCGTTCGTTTAAGCCAATCTGACAAGTTTCTCGCTAAGTTCCCAAACCTTACGAGCCTTGTCTGCATCACTAGCTTCCTGAGACAACTGGTTCTCAAATGAAGCTGAGTTCTTGTTCCAGCTCCAGTACACACCTGACTTTGTCAAGCTTGGCTCACTGACAACCTATATCATAAACCAACAATCAAATTTATGCCCCCTTCCCTCGATCAATTATTAACAAAGGGTAAGTCCTTTTTCTCTTACCTGTGCAAGTCTTTTTCCAGATTCTTCCTCGGAGACATAGCCCTTGGTAATGAACTTCTGGAATGGAGGGAAAAGAAGCCTGAACAAGGGAATATGCTCCCTAAACAAGCCAGTTGTAGCAATGCAACCTGGGTAGAGGGAGGCGAAGGTGATGCCAGTGTCCTCGTGGTATCGGCGGTGGAACTCTTGCATGGTGAGCATGTTGCATACCTTGCTGTCCTTGTATGCCTTGGCACCGTCAAAAGCTCCACCATCAATCATGGCTGAGCTGTTCAGCCCATTTAGACCTCCTGCCATTCCCCTCAAGTCCCCAAGGTTGGCCTTTGGAGGCACATTTCCAGCCAAGGTATTTGTGTTCCCTGATTCATTTTATAGAAGGAATAGCATACTTAGTACATTTATATGACAAATTTGTATTGAACTCATCATGAAATTCAGTGGTACTTCTATTTTACATGAATCATATTTGTCCTGATTAATTGCAGTACCTGTAATTGAACCAACGATAATGAGACGCTTTGATGGGTAATCAGATTGCTTCAAATCATCAAGCAGCAACCGGGCGAGAAGGAAGTGCCCAAGATGGTTAGTTCCAACGCTAAGCTCAAACCCATCAGCAGTGAATGTAGGCTCCTTAGCAGTTGGAAGGTAGACAGCAGCATTGCAGACCAGAACATCAAGGGGCCGTTCTGATCGCTTGAAGTTATCAACAAATTGCCGGACACTGTCAAGTGAGGCAAGGTCTAGGTGCATTACGGTATAGTTTTCCTTAGAAAGGCCGGCTGACCTTGCAGCTCTTTCGGCTTTTAGGAAGTCCCTGCAGGCCATAATGATGTGCCATTTCCCTGTTTCAGCCAGAGCCTTGGTTGTGGCTAGACCCAGTCCAGATGAGGCTCCGGTGATCACAACAGTTCCCTTTCTTAGAGTTTTTTTCCCTTCTGGTGTAGCCCGGGTGATGGCCGGAGTTGTAGCTGCGGTCTGGGCTCTGATAGCTCCAACGGATGGTTTTCTCTGTTTCGATTCCATCTCCAATTAATACCATAGGTCCAATCTTCAATGTTCAATTACACAAACAAGCATAAAAGAAAGAACAATCATAGAACAAAGAACCATCGAAATTCTTTAAACTTCACTCCCCTCTACAAAATTCCCCTGTTTCAAGTAGTAAGATAGctaatttcaattcaattcctttcttttctcccCCAAATTCCTCTCTTCCAAACACAATGTTAAGGCTTCCTGAGTTGGGTGTTCTAGAGACTAATGTTCCTCACTTAATGTAAGCAATTTCAGACATCCATCTTAGCTTTAAAACACTAAATTCCCATGTAGAATTACTGTTAGTTCTGAATTTTTGTAAATAAGCAACAAAATTTTCTGCCATGGAAGAAATCAAAATTGACTAAGCCATTACCTTGTTCCTCAATGCAGAAGAGCTGAAGTCAGCCTTGACATGGTCTGAAAGTGAAACTCCAAAAAGACCAGATTCCTTGAAAGATGCACTGCCCTTCCCCTGCAAAAACCCACAAGCAATTCCCAAAAGAGAATCAACCCGACGTGCACatttgatgagaaaaacaagaaaaagcaagaaaaagaaagaaagaaactccAAATGAGAGAAGAAAGCAGAAGAGACCTCCTTGGGGATGGAGAAAGCGGAGGGAACCAAAGCAGCAGCTTGCATAGCCATGTCCACCAAACTGAAGAGCCCCTCAAACAATTTCCAACTGGAGTGTTACAAACTTGCAAGTATTTGGAGAGATGGAAAGTGGCAGTTGGCAGTGGAGAAGTGATGGAGATTTTTATTGTGTACGTATATAAGGAGATGGTGGCGGTGACACAATTGGATAAGATAAAATTATCAGCAGATTGAATCTGCCACCTCAATTGCAAACCACCAATGGGGGCTTGAGGTTTGGATTTCCCATGATATTTGCAGCtgtcttttatatttatttggtaGGATGCTAAAATGAATAATCCACGAGGTTGAATAGGGATATTTTGGTTGGGTTGTCGAGGCACTCCACACCCAGTTATGGGCTGGGTCATACAGAATGAGAAGGATGGGGAGTGGGCTCGTTCCAATGGATTAGGCTGTGCAGACTGCAGAGCTGAGCCAGGTTTTGAGTTCATCTGTTCCATACATTATCATATTGATAATTGGCCCCACCTTCAATGGGCCACGTCCTACAAAATTGTCACCCAGCATTCcaacttttaataaaattttagtattatTCGGGTgacattattgttattattaccaAATCAATAATATCATCACGTCACCTatgaattcttaaaaaaaaaaaaatcaaccatccATTGAAAAGCATacaaaaagggtttttttttttttatgtagtttgtaatataattattaaatttgctaaaattttaatttgtaaagTCGAGAAATAAACTAAATctaataaatatgtttattaaaattagagCATAATGATGGCCGAAATAGAGCTTGGGAGATGGTATGCTGCTAACCATAACGGTTTGTAGTTCTTCCTCTTACAAAAAGACTATAAAGAagaatataattaagaaaatagaaGTTAAggtcatgtttttaaaaactattttttgatattttgtaaagtaaaaatttgtttaaaaatctaaaatatttttaaaataatttttatatgtagcattttatttttaatctcactatatatttgttataattattttttaaaacaatcattcgaaaacaagtgaaacaactaaaaaaactgtttttaacagaaaacaaaaaacagttttctagaaacatgttttcttgtttttttaattttgaaaaaaagaaaaagaaaattattatcgATTGTCAAATATTGACATACCACATCTGGGCCAGAAAGTGGCTTTGGGTCTGACCTGGGGCTAACGTACAACAGGCCTGCTCCTGCCTAGAGCATACCCTAAAATCTCGCGGAATCAGAAAGCAATGGGCTGGGTCAGATGGAAGGAGGCCGTGGTTTCTGTAGTTTCTTCATGGCCAATTACCATTACAGAAGAGAGGTTTAGGCCCAGTTTGAAATATTGCCAACACTCGAAAATACAAACTTTCATGCGGATCGATTTTGATATTGCTTTTTAAGAACTACTCAAAACATTCAGATACAGGCCCTTCGTTAATGTGTTATCTCGCTGCGTGGGCAAACATGGATTCCAGAATGACCTGATTTGCCATAATGATAAGCCTAAAACACAAACGAGGGAATTTACAGGTTTGTGAACCCCAGTAATCTTCTTATAGCAACGAACAGTGCAAATGAATTGTAAAAGAATtccatttaaatttaataagctTTTTCCCATGCTCATAACTCTACAATTCCCGATTACATAAATCCATCGGTCCCCTAAATTCAAGgtgtagtgttttttttttgttttttttttttcttcctcttctttttgacaaatctattttttttccaatgccAAGTCGGACCGGCTCTCCATTCTATTCCCCACATCCGACAAGcacaaagcaaatggaagcaaGAAAAAGGAACTCGCTAATATTACAAATCTCACCACATATTCTCTGTACACATTTTGCCAAGTAGAGGGGGGGTAAAATCAAGTATCACCGATTTTCCCATCGTTGTTGAGGATCTGGTTGATTTTCTTCATCAGCCCCCTCATATCCGTACTGGCAATCCAAAATTCTGGAAAGTTCTAATTTCGCCTCTGAGGCCAGCAGTTACAATGACCATACCCCAGGCGGACCCATTGGCAAAGTCCACACTGGCATGAGGGCTTGTGTTCTTTGTAGCCAAAAGCAGTTTTTCCTCAGGCCACGTTGCGGATATTCTATCAAAGAAGTAACCGTTGGTTGCACTAGAAATGGTTCCATTAAGGGGGCTGCTGGTACATACAGATACTGATGGTGAACCCTCATCACCATTAATATACTCTACAGGTGTAGGGGGGTGATTGGCAGTAGAGACCTCATCAAGATGGCTGCCAAGACC
Protein-coding regions in this window:
- the LOC100255647 gene encoding protochlorophyllide reductase, chloroplastic; this translates as MAMQAAALVPSAFSIPKEGKGSASFKESGLFGVSLSDHVKADFSSSALRNKRKPSVGAIRAQTAATTPAITRATPEGKKTLRKGTVVITGASSGLGLATTKALAETGKWHIIMACRDFLKAERAARSAGLSKENYTVMHLDLASLDSVRQFVDNFKRSERPLDVLVCNAAVYLPTAKEPTFTADGFELSVGTNHLGHFLLARLLLDDLKQSDYPSKRLIIVGSITGNTNTLAGNVPPKANLGDLRGMAGGLNGLNSSAMIDGGAFDGAKAYKDSKVCNMLTMQEFHRRYHEDTGITFASLYPGCIATTGLFREHIPLFRLLFPPFQKFITKGYVSEEESGKRLAQVVSEPSLTKSGVYWSWNKNSASFENQLSQEASDADKARKVWELSEKLVRLA